The genomic stretch AAAGGGTAAAGGGTAAAGGGTAAAGGGTAAAATCTTCCTTGTCTCCCTTGTCTCTCCCCAGTCGCCCTACAATTGGGTAAAGGTTTAGATAAAAATGTAACTCACAACTTTAAGTTAACTAATTAAACGGACATGATATTAGATTGTTTTTTCTGTAGGGGCAAAAAAATGGCAACAGGAGGAAGTTTATTCTTCTTCCTCAAATTCCGCCGCTAACTCTTCCACGGTTTGATAGCGTACTTGTTCCTGTAAGGTTTGATGTTTTTCGCGACGGGAAAGACGACGATATTTTTTGCTTTCTAGTTTAGGTTCATAATAATGCTCTCCCGCGCTGCCAATTTTTAGCTTTACTTGGGATTCTAAATCCGGTTTTTGCTGTTGCTGAGAGCTTAACTCAGTCAGTTCTTCCAGAAACTTGAGATAATGTGGATAGCGTTCCCAATCACCTCTTACAGCGCAATTAGGTTCATCGCGGTGTAGACAATCGTTAAATTGACAGTTTTTTTCCGAGAGCAATTTGATAATTTCTGGAAAATACAGAGCTAATTCCCTAGGTTCAGATTGCAAATCGGGTTGATTAAAACCTGGACTATCGGCGATAAAACCACTCCCGGGTAAAGAAAATAATTCTACATGACGGGTAGTGTGACGACCTAGGTGAAGTTTGCCCGAGACGGTGTTAACGCGCTGATTAACCTCAGGAATTAAAGCATTGGTCAAAGTCGACTTGCCCACCCCAGAAGGGCCCGCTAGAATGGTTATTTTCCCATCTAATCTGGCTTGAAGTTGACTCATCCCCAACTGGCTGGTAACGCTGACAATAATCGGCTCATAACCCCAAGTTTGAACTCTCGAGTGCCAATCTTGTCTTTCAGTGTCTGTGACTAGATCGGCTTTATTCAAACATAGACTTAATTTGATTTGAGTTGATTCTGCTTTTACCAGAAAACGACTTAATTGCCAAGCTTCCAAGGGGGGATCTTTGAGAGCAAACAGTAGTAAAAGATGGTCGACGTTGGCGATCGCAGGACGCGATAAAAGATTATGACGCGGTAAAATCTCTACTATAGAACCTCTTCCATCCCTTACCGCGGGTTCAATTACCTTAACCTTATCCCCTACCATCGCTTTTTGTCCAATTTTTTTCAGACGACCACGACAGGTACAGAGTAACTCCTTGTCGTCAGTACAGACGAAATAATAATTTGCCTGCACTGCCATTACTGTGCCTAGGAGTCGATTTTCTGACTTTTCCTCCCTCATTGCTGAGGATTTTTGCGGACAAAAAGAGCAAAAAACTGGCCTTGGTTTTCGATTTTCTCCACCTGATGTCCTTCCATCGTTAGACTATCGGGCACCTGTTCTATAGGTTCTCCTGGGTCTAGCCAAACCTCTAATAACTCTCCCGGAGACATTTTTTCCAGTTGGATTTTAGTACGCACAAAATTAATCGGACAAGGTGTGCCACGCAAATCTAAAGATATCTTCATTTATGGAATATACCTCCAAAAAATCCTCCTTTTCCTGTGCTTTCTCCCTTGAGGGTCGCTAGTTTTTGCAACAGTTCCTTTTCTTCGTTGCTGAGCTTACTAGGTATTTCTACTTTGATTGTCAGTAGATGATCACCTCTGCTTACTTCATTTCCCAGTTTGGGCACGCCATGATCTTCCAGGGTTAAAACCGTATTTGGTTGAGTTCCTGAAGGTATGTTAATTTCCTCAGTTCCGTCCACCGTTTTTACGTTTAAACGACAACCCAGAATCGCCTGTAGATAGCTAACAGTAATTTCTGAGAGAATATTAATCCCTTCTCGACGGAATTCTTTATCTGGTTCAACGGAGACAAACACGTATAGGTCTCCAGAAGGACCACCTCTAGCTCCGGCGTCTCCTTCCCCAGAAACTCGTAAACGAGTACCGTTATCTACTCCGGGGGGGATATTAATTTTTAGCTTTTTGGTTACCTGTAAGCGACCTGCACCACCGCAAGCTTCACACTTTTGTTCTATAACTTGTCCTTCTCCATTACAGTTAGGACAGGTAGAAACTTGAGCGAAAGTGCCAAAAGGTGTGCGTGTAGCGCGGCGTACTTGACCCGTTCCGTTACAAACTGAACAAGTTTTAACCCCTGTTCCCGCTTTAGCCCCGCTGCCGTTACAAACTTGGCAATTTTCCAGATGAGGAATCTTAATTTCTTTCTCCCCACCAAAGATAGCCTCTTTAAATTCTAGTCTGAAATCTAGTCTAAGATCGTCGCCGCGTACTGGCCCTCGTTTAGTACTACGTTGTTGACTAGTACCTCCGAAGCCTGAAAAAATACTTTCAAAAATATCGGCAAATCCGGTAAAGTCTGTATACTCGTATCCTGACCCTCCAGCCCCGGTTACTCCTGCTTCTCCAAAGCGATCATATTTATCTCTGGTGTCCGGTTCTGAGAGAATCTCGTAGGCGCGATTAATTTGTTTAAAACGTTCTTCGGCCCCTGCTTCTTTATTAACATCAGGATGATACTGTCGAGCTAGGCGACGATAGGCTTTTTTAATTTCTTCTTTGCTGGCGTCTTTGGAAACACCTAGGATTTGATAATAGTCTCCTGGCATAGATAGTTATCTTGATTTAGGCTTGTTGTTTTATGGTAAAGGAAAGATTGTTAAAATAACAAAACTCTTACTTATCTTTCTAGTCTACCGCTTCATAATCTCCAGTGACTGTTTCATCTTGCTCATAATTAAAATCAAAAAATGTATCTAAACCTCCTGCTTCTGCCACTTCTTCACTGGATATTTGATTTAACTCTTTCAAGATTTCCTCTTCTATGGTTCTGAATTCTTCGTCCTCAATCGCTTCAAAGCCATCGCGCGCATCCTGAGTTGCCTCACCGTAGATAATCACACCTAAGCTATAGACTTTTTCTCGGAACACTTCTGACATGGTTTTGATGTCATCGACTGTATAGGAACTGTTATTGAGAGCGGCCTCTAATTGTATTTTTTGGAACTTCATATCTTCTTTGAACTCATCAGGAACGAGGCTTCCATGAGTTCTGAGAGTTGTTTCATATTCACGGATTAATTCATTAATATCATTTTTGAGTTGAACGAACAACAGACGTCGACGATCTTGTTCGGCGTATTTTTCCGCTTCTTTACGCATCTGTTCGATCTCTTTATTATTTAAGGAGCCCGTATTGCTGATGGAAATGATTTGTTTCTTACCGGTACCTTTATCTTGAGCTCCTACTTTGAGAATGCCATTGACGTCAATTTCAAAAGATACCTCTATTTGGG from Gloeocapsa sp. PCC 73106 encodes the following:
- the rsgA gene encoding small ribosomal subunit biogenesis GTPase RsgA, translating into MREEKSENRLLGTVMAVQANYYFVCTDDKELLCTCRGRLKKIGQKAMVGDKVKVIEPAVRDGRGSIVEILPRHNLLSRPAIANVDHLLLLFALKDPPLEAWQLSRFLVKAESTQIKLSLCLNKADLVTDTERQDWHSRVQTWGYEPIIVSVTSQLGMSQLQARLDGKITILAGPSGVGKSTLTNALIPEVNQRVNTVSGKLHLGRHTTRHVELFSLPGSGFIADSPGFNQPDLQSEPRELALYFPEIIKLLSEKNCQFNDCLHRDEPNCAVRGDWERYPHYLKFLEELTELSSQQQQKPDLESQVKLKIGSAGEHYYEPKLESKKYRRLSRREKHQTLQEQVRYQTVEELAAEFEEEE
- the dnaJ gene encoding molecular chaperone DnaJ; translated protein: MPGDYYQILGVSKDASKEEIKKAYRRLARQYHPDVNKEAGAEERFKQINRAYEILSEPDTRDKYDRFGEAGVTGAGGSGYEYTDFTGFADIFESIFSGFGGTSQQRSTKRGPVRGDDLRLDFRLEFKEAIFGGEKEIKIPHLENCQVCNGSGAKAGTGVKTCSVCNGTGQVRRATRTPFGTFAQVSTCPNCNGEGQVIEQKCEACGGAGRLQVTKKLKINIPPGVDNGTRLRVSGEGDAGARGGPSGDLYVFVSVEPDKEFRREGINILSEITVSYLQAILGCRLNVKTVDGTEEINIPSGTQPNTVLTLEDHGVPKLGNEVSRGDHLLTIKVEIPSKLSNEEKELLQKLATLKGESTGKGGFFGGIFHK
- a CDS encoding sulfurtransferase TusA family protein produces the protein MKISLDLRGTPCPINFVRTKIQLEKMSPGELLEVWLDPGEPIEQVPDSLTMEGHQVEKIENQGQFFALFVRKNPQQ